Genomic segment of Rhodococcus rhodochrous:
GACCGGGGTCCGTACCGCACTGGACGGGATCCGGGGACTCGGGGCGAGACTGACCCGGAAGATCCGCGGATGGGTGGACTCGCTCCTGGGTGAGGTCACCCGCGGTGGTGTGGGACTGCAGGCGGTCCTCGCCGGCATCCGGGCCGCGCTGGAGGGCCGCAATCCGGCCCTCGCCGCGCTGGGCGGACTGATCTCCGGACTCAGCACCAAGGCGAAGATCGGACTGGCCGTCCTGATCGTGCTGGTGCTGCTGCTCGGACCGGTCCTGCTCGTGATCCTGCTACTGGCGGTCCTCGTCGCGGTGGTGATCAGCGCCGTCCGGTCCGCGGGGGACTGATCTGCCGGAACGACCGGTCCGTCTGCCGTGAGCAGACGAACCGCCGGTTCGCGCCCATCGGGGGTCAGGCTGGCTGCATGACGACCACCGAACCACTCTCGTACCGGGACCAACTGGCCGACAGACTCTTCCGTCAGCGCATCCTGCGACTGACCGGAGAGGTGGACGACGAGATGGCCGAGCGCGTCTGCTCGGAACTCGTCCTGCTCGCCTCCGCCGACGACCGGCGCGACATCGTCCTGCACATCAACTCGCCCGGCGGATCCGTCTTCGCCGGCCTCGCCATCTACGACACGATGCAACTCGTTCCCAACGACATCGTCACCGTGGCAGCGGGATTCGCCGCCAGTATGGGGCAGGTCCTGCTCGCGGCGGGCACCAAGGGCAAACGCGCGAGCCTTGCCCACAGCCGGATCATGATGCACCAACCCTCGGCCGGATTCTCGGGGACGGCCGTCGACATCGCGATCCAGGCCGAGAATCTCGAATACATGAAACTGCAGTCGCAGCAGATCCTCTCGGACGCCACCGGGCATTCGCTCGAGGAGATCGAACGCGACAGCGACCGCGACCGATGGTTCACCGCCGAACAGGCACGCGAATACGGCATCGTCGACACGGTCGTCGGGTCGCTCGTCGAACTGGCGCCGTTCGCCGCGGGACGGCAGATGGGACTGGGACGATGAGTACCTACACGATTCCCAACGTCATCGAACGCACACCGGCGGGGGAGCGGTCGTTCGACGTCTTCAGCCGGTTGCTCAACGAACGCATCGTCTTCCTCGGCACCGAGATCGACGACGGGGTCGCCAACGTCGTGATGGCCCAGATGCTGCATCTCGAGGCCGAATCTCCCGACCGGGAGATCGGTCTCTACATCAATTCGCCCGGTGGATCGTCCACCGCGATGCTCGCGATCTACGACACCATGCAGTTCCTGCGTCCGAAGGTCGCGACCTATTGCATGGGACAGGCCGCGTCGGCGGCCGCCGTGCTGCTCGCGGCCGGAGCCCCCGGTCGCCGGCACGTGCTTGCACATTCGCGGGTGCTGCTGCATCAGCCGTCGGCGCAGGGGCAGGGCACCATCTCCGATCTGGCCCTGCAGGCGGCGGAGGTGATGAGGGTGCGGGCCCAGACCGAGGAGATCCTGGCCGCGCACACCGGGCGCGACATCGGCCGACTGCGCCGCGACACCGACCGGGACCGGATCTTCTCACCGACGGAGGCGGTGGCCTACGGCCTGGCCGATCACGTCGTCGTCGATCGGGACGGATGACCCGTCACGTGGTCACACTGTGACGTAGTTGCACCGTCACGTGGTCACACTGTGACGTAGTTGCACCGTCACGTGGTCACAC
This window contains:
- a CDS encoding ClpP family protease yields the protein MTTTEPLSYRDQLADRLFRQRILRLTGEVDDEMAERVCSELVLLASADDRRDIVLHINSPGGSVFAGLAIYDTMQLVPNDIVTVAAGFAASMGQVLLAAGTKGKRASLAHSRIMMHQPSAGFSGTAVDIAIQAENLEYMKLQSQQILSDATGHSLEEIERDSDRDRWFTAEQAREYGIVDTVVGSLVELAPFAAGRQMGLGR
- a CDS encoding ATP-dependent Clp protease proteolytic subunit; translation: MSTYTIPNVIERTPAGERSFDVFSRLLNERIVFLGTEIDDGVANVVMAQMLHLEAESPDREIGLYINSPGGSSTAMLAIYDTMQFLRPKVATYCMGQAASAAAVLLAAGAPGRRHVLAHSRVLLHQPSAQGQGTISDLALQAAEVMRVRAQTEEILAAHTGRDIGRLRRDTDRDRIFSPTEAVAYGLADHVVVDRDG